One part of the Geoanaerobacter pelophilus genome encodes these proteins:
- the gdhA gene encoding NADP-specific glutamate dehydrogenase — MTMQLDEKLEGMYQDVLKRNAGEVEFHQAVREVLESLGPVMVKHPEYMERKIIERICEPERQIIFRVPWQDDKGRVHINRGFRVEFNSALGPYKGGLRFHPSVYLGIIKFLGFEQIFKNSLTGMPIGGGKGGSDFDPKGKSDDEVMRFCQSFMTELYRHLGEHTDVPAGDIGVGGREIGYMFGQYKRITNRYEAGVLTGKGLNWGGSLVRPEATGYGATFFINEALKVRKDTFDGKTCLVSGSGNVAIYTIEKIHQLGGKCVACSDSNGVIYHEKGLDLNLIKQLKEVERRRIQDYTQYHKDAKYIANGNIWEIPCQVAMPSATQNEINGKDAKLLVKNGCIAVGEGANMPTTPEGVKVFLDAKIAYGPGKAANAGGVATSALEMQQNASRDSWTFDFTEKKLESIMVGIHNNCYTTAEEYGAPGNYVLGANICGFIKVADAMVAHGLI, encoded by the coding sequence ATGACTATGCAGCTCGACGAGAAGTTGGAAGGGATGTATCAGGATGTTCTCAAGCGGAACGCCGGTGAGGTTGAGTTCCACCAGGCTGTTCGCGAAGTTCTTGAATCCCTCGGACCGGTTATGGTCAAGCACCCCGAGTACATGGAGCGCAAGATAATTGAGCGTATTTGTGAGCCGGAGCGGCAGATTATTTTCCGGGTACCCTGGCAGGACGATAAAGGACGCGTTCACATCAACCGTGGTTTCCGCGTTGAGTTCAACAGCGCACTTGGCCCCTACAAAGGCGGTCTCCGTTTCCATCCGTCAGTATATCTCGGTATTATCAAATTTCTCGGCTTCGAGCAGATCTTCAAAAACTCACTGACCGGCATGCCGATCGGCGGCGGTAAGGGTGGGTCCGACTTTGATCCTAAAGGGAAGTCTGATGATGAAGTTATGCGTTTCTGCCAGAGCTTCATGACTGAGCTTTATCGTCACCTTGGTGAGCACACCGACGTTCCGGCAGGGGATATCGGGGTCGGCGGCCGTGAGATCGGTTACATGTTCGGCCAGTACAAGCGCATCACCAATCGTTATGAGGCAGGCGTACTCACCGGTAAGGGGCTCAACTGGGGTGGTTCACTGGTTCGCCCTGAGGCAACCGGCTACGGTGCCACATTTTTCATCAATGAGGCGCTCAAAGTTCGCAAGGACACCTTTGACGGGAAAACCTGCCTCGTTTCCGGTTCCGGCAACGTCGCCATCTACACCATTGAAAAAATCCACCAGTTGGGCGGAAAGTGCGTGGCATGCTCCGATTCCAACGGCGTAATTTACCATGAGAAGGGGCTTGATCTCAACCTGATCAAGCAGCTCAAAGAGGTGGAGCGCCGTCGTATCCAGGACTACACCCAGTACCACAAGGATGCCAAGTATATTGCCAACGGCAATATCTGGGAGATCCCCTGCCAAGTCGCCATGCCGTCTGCTACTCAGAACGAGATCAACGGCAAGGATGCCAAGCTGCTGGTCAAAAACGGCTGTATTGCCGTTGGCGAAGGGGCAAACATGCCGACTACTCCGGAAGGGGTCAAGGTATTCCTTGATGCCAAGATTGCCTACGGTCCAGGCAAAGCCGCCAATGCCGGCGGTGTTGCCACATCTGCTCTGGAGATGCAGCAGAACGCCAGCCGCGACTCGTGGACCTTCGATTTCACCGAGAAGAAGCTTGAGAGTATCATGGTCGGCATTCACAATAACTGCTACACCACAGCAGAAGAGTATGGCGCACCTGGCAATTACGTTCTCGGCGCCAACATCTGTGGCTTTATCAAGGTTGCCGACGCCATGGTGGCCCACGGCCTTATCTAA